A genomic window from Dermacentor silvarum isolate Dsil-2018 chromosome 9, BIME_Dsil_1.4, whole genome shotgun sequence includes:
- the LOC119463581 gene encoding uncharacterized protein LOC119463581 isoform X1, producing MSLRRIFPFSHDDVKSRVCLDSTETFVLGDDPTCLDSLALQLAVTSAEAGEYVAIIGCSAIETVFHVHDMPVFSQDMVDFIRPRFMGDLKSLFNYLTKFQQLPVHPNVLILHGLEVYIQEASEEENGDQTIARLFALVQDAANFATLKNRQTCHLLVTCCDAASKGHVCPSYVSVPFFPLPWRCSKLEDGGYTLQLDGRLPTTVRFGLSKRELCLQRVDCF from the exons ATGAGCTTGAGGCGAATTTTTCCGTTTTCGCACGACGACGTCAAGTCGAGGGTGTGTCTCGACTCCACAGAAACATTCGTTCTGGGCGACGATCCCAC ATGCCTGGACTCCTTGGCCCTGCAGCTTGCTGTTACATCTGCAGAGGCGGGCGAGTATGTGGCCATAATTGGCTGCAGTGCAATCGAGACGGTTTTCCACGTCCATGACATGCCCGTGTTCAGTCAAGACATGGTTGATTTTATACGCCCAAG GTTCATGGGCGACCTCAAGTCTCTCTTCAACTACCTCACCAAATTCCAGCAGCTACCTGTGCATCCCAATGTCCTCATATTGCACGGACTTGAGGTGTACATACAGGAAGCCTCAGAG GAAGAAAATGGGGACCAGACCATTGCACGCCTGTTCGCGCTGGTGCAGGACGCTGCAAATTTTGCCACCTTGAAGAA TCGACAGACATGCCATTTGCTTGTGACTTGCTGTGATGCTGCATCCAAGGGTCACGTATGTCCCAGTTACGTGAGCGTGCCTTTCTTCCCTCTTCCTTGGCGCTGCAGCAAGCTGGAAGACGGCGGCTACACTCTCCAGCTGGATGGCCGTCTTCCAACAACTGTCCGCTTCGGTCTGTCCAAAAGGGAGCTCTGCTTACAAAGAGTGGACTGCTTTTGA
- the LOC119463581 gene encoding uncharacterized protein LOC119463581 isoform X2, translating to MPGESMRESVCLDSLALQLAVTSAEAGEYVAIIGCSAIETVFHVHDMPVFSQDMVDFIRPRFMGDLKSLFNYLTKFQQLPVHPNVLILHGLEVYIQEASEEENGDQTIARLFALVQDAANFATLKNRQTCHLLVTCCDAASKGHVCPSYVSVPFFPLPWRCSKLEDGGYTLQLDGRLPTTVRFGLSKRELCLQRVDCF from the exons ATGCCCGGGGAATCGATGCGAGAGTCTGT ATGCCTGGACTCCTTGGCCCTGCAGCTTGCTGTTACATCTGCAGAGGCGGGCGAGTATGTGGCCATAATTGGCTGCAGTGCAATCGAGACGGTTTTCCACGTCCATGACATGCCCGTGTTCAGTCAAGACATGGTTGATTTTATACGCCCAAG GTTCATGGGCGACCTCAAGTCTCTCTTCAACTACCTCACCAAATTCCAGCAGCTACCTGTGCATCCCAATGTCCTCATATTGCACGGACTTGAGGTGTACATACAGGAAGCCTCAGAG GAAGAAAATGGGGACCAGACCATTGCACGCCTGTTCGCGCTGGTGCAGGACGCTGCAAATTTTGCCACCTTGAAGAA TCGACAGACATGCCATTTGCTTGTGACTTGCTGTGATGCTGCATCCAAGGGTCACGTATGTCCCAGTTACGTGAGCGTGCCTTTCTTCCCTCTTCCTTGGCGCTGCAGCAAGCTGGAAGACGGCGGCTACACTCTCCAGCTGGATGGCCGTCTTCCAACAACTGTCCGCTTCGGTCTGTCCAAAAGGGAGCTCTGCTTACAAAGAGTGGACTGCTTTTGA